The following proteins are encoded in a genomic region of Candida albicans SC5314 chromosome 4, complete sequence:
- a CDS encoding sorting nexin 1 (Ortholog(s) have phosphatidylinositol-3-phosphate binding, protein transporter activity): protein MDNDELTASVWDDAVSPSNNDDFGSNGLGNSRLHNSVVAPLSNQFSSLAMDDPFANPLGFGNDDQKGFQKYAQDEDEDEEDEDDNDYNKQSSYYNAVDEQTHELKKEERKEHSNEILSKLTHGAEDSDILESSNVKSPGKISSSGALFHDKGSPLKVISADAETTKSPTRLTKIKTTKFKATRPRKFSSKINVQHMNESSTNPLGPLSVDDNKENENSESNPQADFNGESIAKEAEAPLYDINNGPDSPQKPSSIKSKRPQANESDPQSNKLEITVGDPTKVGDLTTAHVVYTIKTVNKNLDSKFFPAVESVQVSRRYRDFRWIYHQLQNNHPGRIIPPPPSKQTFIGRFNENFIENRRLSLEKMLSKINHHPLLCNDPDFVMFLTSQDFVNESKERERLSGSGASLQNSEYLDGNKDVAMSSNVAAAAATAAATSGGFMSSLFSMSTKVTEPDQYFITKKQYIDDLEYNLKQFYKTIELIGQQRLDMIGILDEIALTMSELAGLEISKVTSDLLSAFSEVELKIKDNLDRINLQDQLTLGFTIEEYLRIIGSINFVFDTRLNVYQQYHNSNQELSKKQAQLDKYTRKQQQPDKINQLNFEVDKLKQRTESFEKSFKEISETIKQELENFEYERIDDFRNSVEIFIESAIESQKEAIELYETFYERQNLGDV, encoded by the coding sequence ATggataatgatgaattgacAGCATCTGTTTGGGATGATGCAGTGTCTCCTAGCAACAATGACGACTTTGGCTCAAATGGACTTGGCAATTCTAGATTACACAATTCAGTAGTTGCTCCGTTATCGAATCAATTCAGCTCACTAGCTATGGATGACCCCTTTGCCAATCCATTAGGATTTGGTAATGACGATCAAAAaggttttcaaaaatatgcccaagatgaagatgaagatgaagaagacgaagatgataatgattacAACAAACAATCGTCGTACTACAATGCAGTCGATGAACAAACCcatgaattgaaaaaagaggaaagaaaagaacattcaaatgaaatattATCTAAATTAACTCATGGTGCCGAAGATAGTGATATATTAGAATCTTCAAATGTTAAATCGCCTGGGAAGATATCTTCATCTGGGGCGTTGTTTCATGATAAAGGATCTCCATTAAAAGTTATTTCTGCAGATGCAGAGACAACCAAATCACCAACTCGTTTgaccaaaatcaaaactacCAAGTTCAAGGCAACCAGACCAAGAAAATTCAGTTCTAAAATAAATGTGCAACATATGAATGAAAGCAGTACAAATCCATTGGGTCCACTAAGTGTAgatgataataaagaaaatgaaaattcaGAATCGAACCCACAAGCAGATTTCAATGGGGAATCAATAGCCAAGGAAGCCGAAGCGCCTCTTTATGATATAAATAATGGACCTGACTCACCACAAAAACCACTGCTGATCAAAAGCAAAAGACCACAAGCAAATGAATCGGATCCACAATCCaataaattagaaataaCTGTAGGGGACCCTACTAAAGTTGGTGATTTAACTACAGCTCATGTTGTATACACAATTAAAACGGTGAACAAGAATTTAGATTCAAAGTTTTTCCCAGCAGTCGAACTGGTGCAAGTTTCTAGAAGATATAGAGATTTTCGATGGATATATCACCAATTACAGAATAATCATCCCGGGAGAATAATTCCACCTCCACCTTCCAAACAAACTTTTATTGGAAGattcaatgaaaattttattgaaaatcgAAGGTTATCATTAGAAAAAATGTTGAGTAAAATCAATCATCACCCTTTGTTGTGCAACGACCCAGATTTTGTTATGTTTTTAACAAGTCAAGATTTTGTCAATGAATCTAAGGAAAGAGAAAGATTATCAGGATCGGGAGCATCACTACAAAACAGTGAATATTTGGATGGCAATAAAGATGTGGCAATGTCCTCTAATGTTGCAGCTGCAGCAGCTACTGCTGCTGCCACTTCAGGTGGATTTATGAgttctttgttttcaatgTCAACTAAAGTAACAGAGCCAGatcaatattttattaCCAAGAAACAATATATTGACGATTTGGAGtataatttaaaacaattttacaaaacaattgaacTAATAGGTCAACAACGTTTGGATATGATTGGGATATTGGATGAGATTGCATTGACCATGAGTGAATTGGCTGGATTGGAGATTTCCAAAGTTACGAGTGATTTGTTATCAGCATTCAGTGAAGTggaattaaaaattaaagataatCTTGATAGAATCAATTTACAAGATCAATTGACATTGGGGTTCACTATTGAAGAATACCTTCGAATCATTggttcaattaattttgtgTTTGATACGAGATTAAATGTTTATCAACAGTACCATAATTCTAATCAAGAATTGAGTAAAAAGCAAGCTCAATTGGATAAATATACacgaaaacaacaacaacctgATAagatcaatcaattgaattttgaagttgataaattgaaacaaagaACAGAATCGTTTGAGAAAAGTTTTAAAGAGATAAGTGAGACGATTAAACAGGAATTGGAGaattttgaatatgaaagaattgatgatttcagAAATAGTGTAGAAATCTTTATTGAAAGTGCTATTGAATCACAAAAGGAAGCAATCGAATTGTATGAAACATTTTATGAAAGACAAAATTTAGGAGACGTCTAG
- a CDS encoding uncharacterized protein (Has domain(s) with predicted DNA binding, nucleic acid binding activity), with translation MAKAISDIKNGLLLSYRKAAKKYNLCHETIRKRMNGVLPKQIAHRGKQLFTPQQEKEIVKWIIESDEAGNGRSRHDIVEYAELFLSLDRQSASIGGSWFERFKKRHKEIHVVQGRKISSLRVKAATPDQIKEYFHKYDSIVRQHQIPNENIFNYDESGFIMGQGKSSRVAVPSYKNRTYVKSTEGRDSCTVIEAIXMSGEKLIPGIIFKGQTLRTGWFNDDASDYYYSVSKCGYTSYWLSWRWLEEVFIPQVKEKTNQGKVLLIMDGHGSHKTKKFRETCEDNNIIPLYLPPHSTHLLQPLDLGIFGPIKYGYKVKLSKLAHALGTDPVKQQLFLSNYYEARQEKLTKERIIRSWETAGLNPFDVDKVLNSSQMIAAKINKEIDDYENNRDEHTQQDDVEIGLYLRGTPDEELIDKLTKKIDFLELENTQLKTDVAHLQAELTSAKLEIDNYKEALKNKKPPGRSSAIPMDENQGFKRAAPYAKEYRQNPPKKNKRKALTDXTNCTNGSNSYIRSL, from the coding sequence ATGGCAAAAGCCATAAGTGATATAAAAAATGGATTATTGTTGTCTTATAGAAAAGCAGCAAAGAAATATAACCTTTGTCATGAAACCATAAGGAAACGTATGAATGGAGTACTACCCAAACAAATAGCCCATAGAGGGAAACAACTCTTCACCCCTCAACAAGAGAAGGAGATAGTCAAATGGATTATTGAGTCTGATGAAGCAGGAAATGGACGTAGCCGTCATGATATCGTTGAATATGCAGAGCTATTTTTACTGTTGGACAGACAACTGGCTAGTATCGGTGGTTCTTGGTTTGAACGCTTTAAAAAAAGGCATAAGGAGATCCATGTTGTTCaaggaagaaaaatatcaaGTTTGAGAGTAAAGGCAGCAACTCCCGATCAGataaaagaatattttcatAAATATGACCTGATTGTCAGACAACATCAAATTCCCAACGAAAACATATTTAATTATGATGAATCTGGGTTTATTATGGGTCAGGGTAAGAGTTCAAGAGTGGCTGTACCTAGCTATAAAAATAGAACTTACGTTAAGTCTACTGAGGGCAGAGATAGTTGCACTGTTATCGAAGCAATCARCATGAGTGGAGAAAAATTAATTCCGGGGATAATTTTTAAAGGACAAACTCTAAGAACCGGCTGGTTTAATGATGATGCTTCAGACTACTACTACTCAGTCTCCAAATGTGGATATACTTCTTATTGGTTGTCTTGGCGTTGGTTGGAGGAGGTTTTTATTCCCCAagtgaaagaaaaaactaaTCAAGGAAAAGTTTTGCTAATAATGGATGGGCATGGAAGCCACAAAACTAAGAAGTTCAGAGAAACCTGTGAGGACAATAATATCATTCCATTGTATTTACCGCCTCATTCAACCCATTTGTTACAGCCTTTGGACCTTGGAATCTTTGGACCAATAAAATATGGATACAAAGTAAAATTGTCAAAATTGGCCCATGCCCTTGGGACAGATCCAGTTAAGCAGCAGTTATTTTTACTGAACTACTATGAAGCAAGACAGGAAAAGTTaaccaaagaaagaatCATTCGATCCTGGGAAACTGCTGGCCTTAATCCATTTGATGTTGACAAAGTGTTAAATTCGTCCCAAATGATTGCGGCGAAAATCAATAAAGAGATAgatgattatgaaaataatagaGACGAACATACTCAACAGGATGATGTTGAAATTGGACTATATTTAAGGGGAACGCCAGATGAAGAGCTTATTGACAAGTTGacgaaaaaaattgattttcttgaattggaaaatacACAATTAAAAACGGATGTTGCACATTTGCAAGCAGAACTTACCAGCGCTAAATTAGAGATTGACAACTATAAAGAAGCTCTAAAGAATAAGAAACCACCAGGAAGAAGTTCTGCCATTCCTATGGATGAAAATCAAGGCTTCAAGCGAGCAGCGCCCTATGCCAAAGAATATCGTCAAAACCCAccaaagaagaacaaaCGAAAAGCTTTAACGGATAYGACAAATTGTACTAATGGTAGTAATAGTTATATCAGAAGTTTGTAG
- a CDS encoding uncharacterized protein (Ortholog of C. dubliniensis CD36 : Cd36_46140, C. parapsilosis CDC317 : CPAR2_501210, Candida tenuis NRRL Y-1498 : CANTEDRAFT_97195 and Debaryomyces hansenii CBS767 : DEHA2E08800g), with the protein MSTQVHLNPTMLSILSISRDKYWIFISSILQLLYHSVDNSNFQKSSIGNEDDDDDDGNGLDEYSSNTSASDGDGLNTKLVDNSSKLPPSPPLEEPIEEDTETEDYFFHIALTPVECTIICSQKLMKQYFQQPIEICKQLNYHDVQLLPEKYLCLSVDCDGSSDNSLRILELTKPLSENNISLFFISSHFNDIVLIPYDLKQKVINILTKNSFEFSDVSNSYIPTFGASPIATEFDFEQGSKKLEERTFESFKQSQIHPMINNKVKLLLTGSRQGEVNNAIIKSARILSSTETIPNYFAITRTYYNEVSLVLPKSSKQRIRLGFDSKYIIGSTQDIIIPITIDFSKLPLDSTGIVAGLASKLITAGENVSELYYFSMARSGVVMIPQENIETIAKILHDV; encoded by the coding sequence ATGAGTACTCAAGTACATTTAAACCCTACTATGCTATCGATACTATCTATATCACGAGATAAGTATTGGATATTCATCAGTTCTATTTTGCAACTACTATATCATTCAGTTGACAATTCAAACTTTCAAAAATCAAGTATCggtaatgaagatgatgacgacgatgatgGTAATGGCTTAGATGAATACAGTTCAAATACTTCTGCTTCAGATGGTGATGGATTAAACACAAAGTTGGTTGATAATTCGAGCAAATTACCTCCTAGCCCTCCACTTGAAGaaccaattgaagaagacACTGAAACCGAGGATTATTTCTTTCATATTGCCTTGACTCCTGTTGAATGTACCATTATCTGTTCACAAAAACTAATGAAACAATATTTCCAACaaccaattgaaatttgcAAACAATTAAACTATCATGATGTCCAATTGCTACcagaaaaatatttatgtTTGAGTGTTGATTGTGATGGGAGTTCCGATAATTCATTAAGAATTTTGGAATTAACGAAACCATTGTCGGAAAAcaatatttctttatttttcatatcTAGTCACTTCAATGATATTGTATTGATCCCTTATgatttaaaacaaaaagtaaTTAATATTCTTACGAAAAATAGTTTTGAATTTCTGGATGTTTCTAATAGTTATATCCCTACATTTGGTGCATCACCGATTGCTACtgagtttgattttgaacAAGGTTcgaaaaaattggaagaaaGAACTTTTGAATCATTCAAACAATCACAAATTCATCCTATgatcaataataaagtgAAACTATTACTCACAGGTTCAAGACAAGGTGAAGTTAACAATGCAATTATAAAATCCGCCAGAATCTTATCATCCACAGAAACAATACCAAATTATTTTGCCATTACCAGAACTTATTATAATGAAGTATCTCTTGTCTTGCCAAAATCAAGTAAGCAAAGAATTAGATTAGGATTTGATTCTAAATATATTATTGGATCAACTCAAGATATAATTATACCCATTACAAtagatttttcaaaactccCCTTGGATTCTACGGGTATAGTTGCTGGATTAGCAAGTAAGTTGATTACTGCTGGTGAAAATGTTTCTGAATTGTATTATTTCTCAATGGCCAGGTCTGGTGTGGTTATGATTCCacaagaaaatattgaGACTATAGCTAAGATTTTACATGACgtataa
- a CDS encoding uncharacterized protein (Ortholog(s) have role in ER to Golgi vesicle-mediated transport and cytoplasmic mRNA processing body, endoplasmic reticulum membrane, extrinsic component of membrane localization) — MYSRARKSQENSTNGNIDEISSYNQHQSHNSTNSNNNNNHHHHHHHHNHHHSHQYPHTNTIPANKDGKRYTMNEVFQVWYDNKDQILNNSVPVGADEPYKLSKPEPIYHLDLQSNLTKSEDYQSETTKEVTDSLDKLTIGADSEVDTATQPSTATGGPSATTGTATISSIQQAPPGMSQLHKDFPSADSKFRPLVTSDKIEWHYIDPSGNEQGPFNGDMMQDWLAGGYLNLELKIRRKEEGSFRTLRDLCESLQNYVTPFKVPLPDLTAPRGGPGTSSGNVTGNGVRTTNGVGGGGSQFFSDDLSGNSFPNFQSNLLSSFGSTPQNNSSQANLFGNDFMKSDPFANPLPSINPTGATGFTGSNFGIDTFNQHTTASSSMDAFNQSLGFPSMPTLLQQQLHQQQQPSLSRVNSGWGVDTSASSILHSGSNPQTPIGGHSVLNNSISQPAPMSPWLPEAVTQSHSRVGSPFTSSVNLIGGDADPLASIQPETDVAKNNTAVSIGGVPQTRSTVNTKSSPQPEDPVLDDIHNSVVTDILNDDEPNAINNQHDQAKSVPVVNDQAALVQPTASESRQSISSETAAKVSEPEQQQEQQQEPEPEQVKAVELKPSTPQVLAPWAAAKADSKKPALTLKEIQRLEAEKLNEQKRIEAQIKSEHAAKAWANAAAAEKAVKAEKTPVALPSTWGSASNVPVTKTLAEIQREEAERAKAKQAAAKVNSPSTSFAHAIANSVPRDDGPAWTTVTSKKQASAPVVKKAATTTTIPTSVSKTTPQLLRSVSANKQTVSAVNAQAIREDFLVWARSSMTSLYPTVSKDDLLEIFITLPPNSADSSSLIAETIYSSSATMDGRRFAQEFLKRRQKVDQQIGGGDHVSWSAAIISSADKVQTVDEDGWSTSLKSKKKNGKRN; from the coding sequence ATGTACTCAAGAGCTCGTAAATCGCAAGAAAATTCAACCAATGGGAATATCGATGAGATTTCTTCCTATAATCAACATCAATCCCATAACAGCACTAAcagtaacaacaacaataaccatcaccatcatcaccaccaccataatcatcatcactcACACCAGTATCCTCACACAAATACTATCCCTGCAAACAAAGATGGCAAACGTTATACCATGAATGAAGTATTTCAAGTATGGTATGATAATAAAGACCAGATTTTGAACAATAGTGTTCCCGTTGGCGCGGATGAGCCCTATAAATTATCCAAGCCAGAGCCTATTTATCATTTAGATTTACAAAGCAATTTAACTAAATCTGAAGATTATCAACTGGAAACCACTAAAGAGGTCACTGATTCATTAGATAAGCTTACCATTGGTGCAGATTCTGAAGTAGATACAGCTACCCAGCCTAGTACTGCAACAGGAGGACCCTCGGCAACAACAGGGACTGCGACAATTTCTTCGATTCAACAAGCACCACCAGGGATGTCGCAATTACATAAAGATTTCCCTAGTGCTGATTCCAAATTCAGACCATTAGTCACTTctgataaaattgaatggCATTACATTGATCCTTCAGGGAACGAACAAGGTCCATTCAATGGTGACATGATGCAGGACTGGTTAGCTGGAGGTTATTTGAAccttgaattgaaaataagaCGGAAAGAAGAAGGGTCGTTCAGGACATTGAGGGATTTATGTGAAAGTTTGCAGAATTATGTCACTCCTTTCAAAGTTCCATTACCTGATTTAACCGCACCTAGGGGTGGTCCTGGTACCAGTAGTGGTAACGTCACTGGAAACGGTGTTAGAACCACCAatggtgttggtggtggaggCAGTCAATTCTTTTCAGATGATTTACTGGGTAATAGTTTTCCTAATTTTCAATCCAACTTGTTGTCTTCTTTCGGCAGTACACCGCAGAACAATTCATCTCAAGCGAATTTGTTTGGTAATGATTTCATGAAACTGGACCCATTTGCCAATCCATTGCCGTCTATTAACCCAACAGGCGCGACAGGGTTCACTGGCTCAAATTTTGGTATTGATACATTCAATCAGCATACTACTGCTTCTAGCAGCATGGATGCATTTAACCAAAGTTTGGGGTTCCCTTCGATGCCAACTTTgttgcaacaacaacttcaccaacaacaacaaccatcGTTGTCTAGAGTCAATAGTGGTTGGGGCGTTGATACATCAGCCTCATCCATTTTGCATTCGGGAAGCAATCCACAAACGCCAATTGGCGGCCATTCGGTTTTGAACAATTCAATCAGCCAACCTGCACCAATGTCTCCTTGGTTACCAGAAGCTGTTACTCAGTCTCATTCAAGAGTTGGTTCTCCTTTTACCTCAAGTGTAAACTTAATTGGTGGTGACGCAGATCCATTAGCCTCGATTCAACCAGAAACTGatgttgcaaaaaataaCACGGCAGTTTCCATCGGCGGAGTCCCACAAACCAGATCTACAGTCAACACTAAATCTTCTCCACAACCCGAGGATCCAGTTTTGGATGATATCCACAACTCTGTTGTCACtgatattttgaatgaCGATGAACCTAATGCAATTAACAACCAACATGATCAAGCCAAATCAGTTCCTGTTGTCAATGATCAAGCCGCATTGGTCCAACCTACAGCATCTGAATCGAgacaatcaatttcaagCGAAACTGCTGCTAAAGTTTCCGAACCAGAACAACagcaagaacaacaacaagaaccGGAACCGGAACAAGTTAAAGCAGTTGAATTAAAACCATCTACACCTCAAGTCTTGGCTCCATGGGCAGCTGCTAAAGCTGATTCTAAGAAACCTGCTTTAACATTAAAAGAGATTCAAAGACTTGAAGCcgaaaaattgaatgaacAAAAGAGAATCGAGGCACAAATCAAAAGTGAACATGCAGCTAAAGCTTGGGCCAATGCTGCCGCTGCTGAAAAGGCTGTTAAAGCTGAGAAAACTCCAGTTGCTTTACCATCAACTTGGGGATCTGCTTCTAATGTTCCAGTCACTAAAACTTTAGCCGAAATCCAAAGAGAAGAAGCTGAACGTGCCAAGGCTAAACAGGCAGCTGCTAAGGTCAATTCACCAAGTACTTCATTTGCTCATGCCATTGCTAATTCAGTTCCAAGAGATGATGGACCAGCTTGGACTACCGTCACCAGCAAAAAGCAAGCCTCAGCTCCAGTTGTAAAGAAAGCTGCCACTACAACTACTATTCCTACTTCAGTTTCGAAAACAACTCCTCAATTATTGCGCTCAGTTTCTGCCAATAAACAAACTGTTTCTGCTGTAAATGCTCAAGCCATTAGAGAAGACTTTTTGGTATGGGCTAGATCCAGTATGACAAGTTTATATCCAACTGTTTCTAAAGATGatttattggaaattttcattacttTACCACCAAATTCTGCTGATTCAAGCTCATTAATTGCTGAAACCATATACAGTTCTTCAGCCACTATGGATGGAAGAAGGTTTGCtcaagaatttttaaaGAGAAGACAAAAAGttgatcaacaaattggtggtggagATCATGTATCTTGGTCAGCCGCCATCATTTCTTCAGCAGACAAAGTTCAAAcagttgatgaagatggtTGGAGTACTAGTTTGAAATCtaagaagaagaatggTAAAAGAAACTAA
- a CDS encoding uncharacterized protein (Ortholog(s) have role in cellular response to DNA damage stimulus, proteasome assembly, ubiquitin-dependent protein catabolic process and cytosol, nucleus localization): MSLRVVPSSTNKESSVNTTKFGQPAEHAPALQDSLRSQEGPLNIASKINNRHPLESQVTNWEKTQEENRMETYRRIFGAGAPIKRAMELEIVESSSFRPSLLGGVDSMHKDILLNKDSSVDWEDVYPGGFANGDNVKDFHSEMEKQMGI; encoded by the exons ATG TCGTTGAGAGTCGTACCATCCAGTACTAATAAAGAATCTTCCGTGAACACCACAAAGTTTGGCCAACCAGCTGAACATGCTCCTGCTTTGCAAGATAGTTTAAGATCACAAGAGGGCCCATTGAATATAGCATCAAAGATAAACAATCGTCATCCATTAGAATCTCAAGTGACCAACTGGGAAAAAActcaagaagaaaacagAATGGAAACTTATAGACGTATATTTGGTGCTGGTGCTCCAATCAAAAGAGCTATGGAGTTGGAAATTGTAGAATCCTCGTCATTCAGACCAAGTTTATTAGGAGGTGTTGATTCAATGCATAAAGATATCTTGTTAAACAAAGATTCAAGTGTCGATTGGGAAGATGTTTACCCTGGAGGATTTGCAAATGGTGACAATGTGAAAGATTTCCACTCTGAAATGGAAAAACAAATGGGAATTTAG
- a CDS encoding uncharacterized protein (Putative NADP-dependent oxidoreductase; Hap43-repressed; induced by benomyl treatment; oxidative stress-induced via Cap1; rat catheter biofilm repressed) codes for MSAPKVATQVFLKTCPSGFIHTKVNEDDSTFEVKEVPVPELKEGQVLAKVLYLSNDPTQRTWLRKAGDNSPSYMPPVHEGTPMASLGLAEIIESKSEKYQKGDIASGRIYWADYAVVPDVVFFNKIDKSLGLPLEFFLSILGMTTLTAFFGLTEVGKLKKYLDGPKEGEKGPVVCVSAASGATGSSVVQIAKHLLGASKVIGISGSDEKCKWVESLGADLCVNYKNSEWKQQVSDYLAKDNEGIDVYFDCVGGEILSFILTKMNKFGHVAACGAISGYNDNKAFAVTSWPFIITNSLNVQGFIVGNFAAQFPEAIKILGAAVKEGKIKVQGAYHVEKLSGDEPSKRLADIPRIWNMLFEDNKPNGKLLIKVD; via the coding sequence atgtCTGCTCCTAAAGTTGCTACTCAAGTTTTCTTAAAAACCTGTCCATCTGGTTTCATTCATACTAAAGTCAATGAGGACGACTCCACTTTTGAAGTCAAAGAAGTCCCAGTTCCAGAATTAAAAGAAGGTCAAGTTTTAGCTAAAGTGTTATACTTATCCAATGACCCAACCCAAAGAACCTGGTTAAGAAAAGCTGGTGACAACTCCCCAAGTTACATGCCACCAGTTCATGAAGGTACCCCAATGGCCTCATTGGGTTTAGctgaaattattgaatccaaatcagaaaaataccaaaaagGTGATATTGCTAGTGGTAGAATTTACTGGGCCGATTACGCTGTTGTTCCAGATgttgttttcttcaacaaaattgacAAGAGTTTGGGATTGCCATTGGAATTCTTTTTGTCCATTTTGGGTATGACCACTTTGACTGCTTTCTTCGGTTTAACTGAAGTTGgtaaattgaagaaatacTTGGACGGACCAAAAGAAGGTGAAAAGGGTCCTGTTGTGTGTGTATCCGCTGCTTCTGGTGCCACTGGATCTTCTGTTGTTCAAATTGCTAAACACTTGTTGGGTGCTTCTAAAGTCATTGGTATTTCTGGTTCTGATGAAAAATGTAAATGGGTTGAAAGCTTAGGTGCTGATTTGTGTGTCAACTACAAAAACTCTGAATGGAAACAACAAGTCAGTGATTACTTAGCTAAAGACAATGAAGGAATTGATGTTTACTTTGATTGTGTTGGTGGGGAAATCTTGAGTTTCATTTTGACCAAGATGAACAAGTTTGGTCATGTTGCTGCCTGTGGTGCTATTTCAGGTTATAATGACAATAAAGCTTTTGCTGTTACTTCTTGGCCattcattatcaccaaCTCATTGAACGTCCAAGGTTTCATTGTCGGTAACTTTGCTGCTCAATTCCCAGAAGCTATCAAGATTCTTGGTGCTGCTGTTAAGGAAGGTAAAATTAAAGTCCAAGGTGCTTACcatgttgaaaaattatctgGTGATGAACCATCTAAGCGTTTAGCTGACATTCCAAGAATTTGGAACATGTTGTTCGAAGATAACAAGCCAAACGGTAAATTGCTTATTAAAGTTGACTAA
- the NOP1 gene encoding rRNA methyltransferase (Nucleolar protein; flucytosine induced; Hap43-induced; Spider biofilm repressed): MAFGAPRGRGGPARGGRGGFGGGRGGRGGARGGGRGGARGGSRGGARGGARGGARGGARGGRGGARGGARGGAKVVIEPHRHAGVFIARGKEDLLVTRNIAPGESVYGEKRISVEEPAKEEGAAPTKIEYRVWNPFRSKLAAGIMGGIDELGIAPGKKVLYLGAASGTSVSHVADVVGPEGLVYAVEFSHRPGRELIGMAKKRPNVIPIIDDARHPQKYRMLIGMVDCVFADVAQPDQARIIALNSHLFLKDGGLVVISIKANCIDSTVDAETVFAREVQKLREERIKPLEQLTLEPYERDHCIVVGRYMRSGIKK; encoded by the coding sequence ATGGCATTCGGAGCTCCAAGAGGTAGAGGCGGTCCAGCAAGAGGTGGCCGTGGTGGTTTCGGTGGCGGAAGAGGTGGCAGAGGTGGTGCCCGTGGTGGAGGGAGAGGTGGTGCTCGTGGAGGATCTAGAGGTGGTGCTCGTGGAGGTGCCAGAGGCGGTGCTAGAGGTGGTGCTCGTGGAGGTAGAGGTGGTGCCAGAGGCGGTGCTAGAGGTGGTGCCAAGGTCGTCATTGAACCACATAGACATGCTGGTGTTTTCATTGCCAGAGGTAAAGAAGATTTGTTAGTCACTAGAAACATTGCCCCAGGTGAATCAGTGTACGgagaaaaaagaatttctGTTGAAGAGCCAgccaaagaagaaggtgCTGCTCCAACCAAAATCGAATACCGTGTGTGGAATCCATTCAGATCCAAGTTGGCTGCCGGTATTATGGGTggtattgatgaattgggTATTGCTCCAGGTAAAAAAGTTTTATACTTGGGTGCTGCTTCCGGTACTTCTGTTTCCCACGTTGCTGATGTTGTTGGTCCAGAAGGTTTGGTTTATGCCGTTGAATTCTCTCATCGTCCAGGTAGAGAATTGATTGGTATGGCCAAAAAGAGACCAAATGTTATTCCAATCATAGATGATGCTAGACATCCACAAAAATACAGAATGTTGATTGGTATGGTTGACTGTGTCTTTGCTGATGTTGCCCAACCAGATCAAGCTAGAATTATTGCATTGAACTCCCACTTGTTCTTAAAAGACGGTGGTTTAGTTGTCATTTCCATCAAGGCTAACTGTATTGATTCTACTGTTGATGCCGAAACTGTGTTCGCCAGAGAAGTCCAAAAATTGAgagaagaaagaattaaacCATTGGAACAATTGACCTTGGAACCTTATGAAAGAGACCattgtattgttgttggtagATACATGAGAAGCGGAATAAAGAAATAG